Sequence from the bacterium genome:
AGATTGCAGGCTTTTTAAAAAAAGGCATGGAAGAAGAAGGATGGAGTGTTGATACAGCATCAAACGGAATTACAGCTCTTGATGTTTTGAAAGCCGGAAAATATGATGTAATCATTCTTGATATAATGCTTCCAAAACTTGACGGCCTCTCTGTGCTCAGATCAATGAGGGAAAATACAGACAACACTCCTGTTCTGCTTCTGACAGCAAAGGATTCAGTCTCAGACAGAGTTAAGGGGCTTCGTTTCGGTGCAGATGATTACCTGATTAAACCCTTTGCATTTGACGAGCTCCTCGCCCGTATTGAAGCTCTGGCACGCAGGAACAGAACCGTCTTTTCAGGCTTACTTAAAGCTGCAGACATGGAAATCGACGAAAAAAGCCACACGGTAAAACGTAGCAGAAAAGCAATAGATTTAACACCGCATGAATTCCGGCTCCTTTGTCTGCTGGCAGAAAATTACGGCCGCGTTCTGTCCCGTCTTACAATTGAAGAAAAACTCTGGGGGCTTGATCTTGAAAAGGAGACCAATATTGTTGATGTGTATATTAACAGACTGAGAAAAAAAGTAGACATCCCGTTTAAAAAACCCCTGATTCATACTGTCCGCGGTTTCGGCTACAA
This genomic interval carries:
- a CDS encoding response regulator transcription factor, with protein sequence MRILIVEDEEKIAGFLKKGMEEEGWSVDTASNGITALDVLKAGKYDVIILDIMLPKLDGLSVLRSMRENTDNTPVLLLTAKDSVSDRVKGLRFGADDYLIKPFAFDELLARIEALARRNRTVFSGLLKAADMEIDEKSHTVKRSRKAIDLTPHEFRLLCLLAENYGRVLSRLTIEEKLWGLDLEKETNIVDVYINRLRKKVDIPFKKPLIHTVRGFGYKLEVSDGD